A genome region from Geobacter pickeringii includes the following:
- a CDS encoding thioredoxin family protein: MKNRVNILVPVAIVGAVLFFAAAVPAAEQRPAGQASRNGAPSAERIAVGKGDLATVNYTMTLEDGTLVATTDRAVAEDQGRKRIGEFPSDADFRPEQVLAGSPASVPGIGEAVVGMEVGRRAKVVLPPEKAFGLTDTQKRVQLPIKHTIPRIITMPAREYVSRFDSLPVVGKDVTLVPYFPARVTKVDEKEAELEFSAVDGTRFEEKFGQTVVAVKGDEITITLQPRMGAPFEMGGKAGTIVSGDGATFTVDFNGPLAGKTVVAELEVTGRADAASFAGVTIPWQENYDGALTAARRDGKPTVLVLYADWCQWCKRLLTESLVDPRVLTLRDSFVWAKVNSDKETSYKDKYGQNGFPLVIVLDREGSVIRRIDGFRDARALRDELAAIL; this comes from the coding sequence ATGAAGAATCGCGTCAATATTCTCGTTCCCGTTGCCATTGTCGGGGCAGTTCTGTTCTTCGCCGCCGCCGTCCCTGCGGCGGAGCAGCGTCCCGCCGGGCAGGCTTCCCGCAATGGCGCTCCTTCCGCTGAACGGATTGCCGTCGGAAAGGGTGATCTCGCTACGGTCAACTATACGATGACGCTGGAAGACGGGACTCTGGTGGCAACCACCGACCGTGCCGTGGCCGAGGATCAGGGGCGGAAACGGATCGGGGAGTTCCCGAGCGATGCCGACTTCCGGCCCGAGCAGGTACTGGCCGGTTCGCCGGCGTCGGTGCCCGGCATCGGCGAGGCGGTGGTGGGGATGGAAGTCGGCCGGCGGGCAAAGGTGGTGCTGCCGCCGGAAAAGGCGTTCGGTCTTACCGATACCCAAAAGCGGGTTCAGCTTCCTATAAAGCACACCATCCCGCGGATCATTACCATGCCGGCCCGCGAGTATGTGAGCCGTTTCGATTCGCTGCCGGTCGTCGGCAAGGATGTCACGCTGGTTCCCTATTTCCCCGCCCGTGTCACGAAGGTGGACGAGAAGGAGGCGGAGCTCGAATTCTCGGCCGTCGACGGCACACGGTTCGAGGAAAAGTTCGGTCAGACCGTCGTTGCGGTGAAGGGCGACGAAATAACGATTACGCTTCAGCCGCGCATGGGCGCGCCATTCGAGATGGGGGGGAAGGCGGGGACCATCGTCTCCGGTGACGGGGCCACGTTTACCGTCGACTTCAACGGGCCGCTGGCGGGCAAAACGGTCGTTGCGGAACTTGAGGTTACTGGTCGCGCCGATGCGGCGTCCTTTGCGGGCGTGACGATCCCCTGGCAGGAGAATTACGACGGGGCGCTCACCGCCGCACGCCGCGACGGCAAGCCGACCGTTCTGGTTCTCTATGCCGACTGGTGCCAGTGGTGCAAGCGGCTCCTCACCGAATCGCTCGTTGACCCGCGGGTCCTCACTCTGCGTGACTCTTTTGTCTGGGCGAAGGTCAATTCCGACAAAGAAACGTCCTACAAGGACAAGTACGGCCAGAACGGTTTCCCGCTGGTCATAGTCCTCGACCGGGAAGGTTCCGTCATCCGGCGGATCGACGGTTTCCGGGACGCGCGTGCATTGCGTGACGAACTTGCGGCGATCCTGTAG
- a CDS encoding ShlB/FhaC/HecB family hemolysin secretion/activation protein — MSLLTERAAGFRRYAAPSLFAFALLISGVERAPAAETATGESAPAAQPAGEEEVKFAISRFSVRGNTVLGEDEIAQVLAPFVGTGKTAADVEKGRDALEQYYHKEGFPTVVVNIPEQKVESGYISLEAIENLIGDVTVTGGRWYSPGLILRELPSLRKGEIVYVPEVEKDLGKLAEIPDLKVVPSMVPGKAPGTVDFELKVEDSIPLHGSIELNNRNSLNTTPLRVNATLSYTNLWQRLHALTLQYQTAPEKPSEVQVVSGSYLMPAPWEKEHKVVLYGLYSDSESGFGEGFKTKGKGEVGGLRYLIPLPPLDSYSHNLALGVDYKRFRDVSDKELVVSYLPVSVAYNASVPDSTGSTIFNSSLGVSFRGAVTSSEEFDKKRAKARGNYVILTAGLERTQHLPAKMMLDLKVDGQLTDQPLISNEQYVAGGLDTVRGYREGEASGDNGIHGTAELMAPELGAVTGYGERFTAIPYLFFDYASLSLKEPLPEQAANFTLMGTGVGIRGTVLKALDYQLDWAYALRDMKGSPDNTREGTSRVLFKVKYQF, encoded by the coding sequence ATGTCCCTGTTGACTGAACGTGCCGCCGGCTTCCGTCGTTACGCCGCACCTTCGCTGTTTGCGTTCGCGCTCCTGATCTCCGGCGTGGAGAGGGCCCCGGCTGCCGAGACGGCCACCGGAGAGTCCGCGCCCGCTGCCCAACCCGCTGGGGAAGAAGAGGTGAAGTTTGCCATCAGCCGTTTCAGTGTGAGGGGGAATACGGTCCTTGGCGAGGACGAGATCGCCCAGGTTCTTGCCCCCTTTGTCGGTACCGGCAAGACCGCGGCCGACGTGGAAAAGGGCCGGGACGCCCTTGAGCAGTATTACCACAAGGAAGGGTTTCCGACGGTGGTCGTCAACATCCCCGAGCAGAAGGTGGAAAGCGGCTACATTTCCCTCGAAGCCATCGAGAACCTGATTGGCGACGTGACGGTCACGGGGGGGCGGTGGTACTCTCCCGGGCTCATTCTGCGCGAGCTCCCCTCCCTGAGGAAGGGGGAGATCGTCTATGTGCCGGAGGTCGAGAAGGATCTCGGGAAACTCGCCGAAATCCCCGATCTGAAGGTCGTTCCGTCCATGGTGCCGGGGAAGGCGCCGGGCACGGTCGATTTCGAGCTGAAGGTCGAGGATTCGATCCCGTTGCACGGCAGTATCGAACTCAACAACCGCAACAGCCTCAATACGACACCCCTGAGGGTCAACGCGACGCTCAGCTACACCAACCTGTGGCAGAGGCTCCATGCCCTGACCCTGCAGTACCAGACCGCACCGGAGAAGCCGTCGGAGGTCCAGGTAGTCTCCGGTTCCTACCTGATGCCGGCCCCGTGGGAGAAGGAGCACAAGGTGGTCCTCTACGGGCTCTATTCCGACAGCGAAAGCGGCTTCGGCGAAGGATTCAAGACCAAGGGAAAGGGAGAGGTCGGCGGACTCCGCTACCTCATTCCCCTGCCGCCGCTTGATTCGTACAGCCACAACCTCGCTCTGGGGGTCGATTACAAGCGTTTTCGGGATGTGTCGGACAAGGAGCTGGTGGTCAGCTATCTGCCGGTTTCCGTTGCCTATAACGCCTCGGTTCCCGACTCGACCGGCAGCACCATCTTTAACTCCAGCCTGGGCGTTTCGTTTCGCGGCGCCGTGACCAGCAGTGAAGAGTTCGATAAGAAGCGTGCCAAGGCGCGGGGCAATTACGTGATCCTGACTGCCGGCCTGGAGCGCACGCAGCACCTCCCCGCAAAGATGATGCTCGACCTCAAGGTGGACGGCCAGCTTACCGACCAGCCTCTCATCTCTAACGAACAATATGTGGCCGGCGGCCTCGATACCGTCCGCGGCTACCGCGAAGGAGAAGCATCCGGCGACAACGGCATCCATGGGACCGCCGAGCTGATGGCACCTGAGCTCGGTGCCGTGACCGGTTACGGTGAGCGTTTCACCGCAATTCCCTATCTCTTCTTCGACTACGCCTCCCTCAGTCTCAAAGAGCCTCTGCCGGAGCAGGCCGCCAATTTCACGCTCATGGGGACCGGCGTCGGCATCCGCGGCACGGTGCTCAAGGCGCTGGACTACCAGCTCGACTGGGCCTATGCCCTGCGCGACATGAAGGGCTCGCCGGACAACACCCGCGAAGGTACCTCCCGGGTGCTGTTCAAGGTTAAATACCAGTTCTGA